Below is a genomic region from Dioscorea cayenensis subsp. rotundata cultivar TDr96_F1 chromosome 14, TDr96_F1_v2_PseudoChromosome.rev07_lg8_w22 25.fasta, whole genome shotgun sequence.
GTGGTGGACGACGAAGAAGACGAGGATTGGAAGCAATGGGGCCAGCCAAAGACCACCAAAGACGAAGCCTCGGAACCGCCTGTTGATTTCTCCAAGATGAGCCTGGAGGAGATGCAAGCTGAGATTTCCCGGAGCCAGACCGGACCTTCCTTCGGTTTCGTCAAGCTCCGCCTCGGTGTCACTCGTTCTAGGGTAATTTACTGTTTCTTTTTGTTCCTGTTTTgaaaatttctgatttttttattgtgattttgagcatttttgttttttgatgttAAAAAGTTGGCATTTTGTTGTATGGATTGTGATGTTTGGAGAGGGATTATGGCGGAAATTAAAATTGTGACCTTGAAGTGCTTCATTTaaagaaatcaaagatatcTGAGGTTTTGTTACCATTGTTATCAATGTCGTGGCTGTTGTTTTGTTAGTATCAAAGTGCATTTTGTGGTTTTAGGAATTGTAATTTCTCTAGGGTTTGCAAAGAACGGTAAAAACTAAACCCTAATTAGTGTTAAGAAGAgagcttttaaaataaattttagcaaCTTTGTAATAGTTTTGAGTTTTGACTAGTTATTTTGCAGTAATAAAGTGCATTCTGGGGTTTCATCCGGGTAGATTTTACAAGATAAAGGACAATGTGGACTGAAGCTAAACCCTAATTAGTGTGAAGAAGAGTGCCTTCAAAACAAGTTGTTATTAGTGTTGTGATAGTTTTGAATTTTGACTGAAGCTTTCTCAGTCACAAAGTGCATTTTTGGGTTTTAGGTATTCTACTCTCTAGGGTTTCAATTGGCAAGATTTCACAAGAAAAGGGACAAAGTGGACTGGGAGTAGTCTGTCGTAAGTGTCGAAAAAAGAGCGTTTAAAATTAAGTTCCTATCAATGTTGTAATAGTTTGGGTTGATGTTTTCTTAGTAACATAATGCATTATTGGGTTTTAGGTATTCTACTCTCTCTGGAGTTCTCATTTGGCTAGATTtcacaagaaaagaacaatGCTGACTGAAGCTAAAACCTAATTAGTGTGAATAAATGGTTATAAAATAAGTTGGTAAATGTTAATTTGTTTAAAGAGTCACAGATTATGCAAATTACTTGAATGCTTTTGATATAATTTGTTCTTGGGTTTTCATTGGATAGTTTTCTCAAAGCAAGATCAATATCAACTTAAACCAAAGCCCTAGTTAGTGTGTGAGCAAAGTATTGTTATAATTGCTAGTTAAAATgttaaattgaagaaaaaaaatgacagATGATCCTGATTGTTGCAGTGCAATATCATGAAATACTCTTGTCAATGTTATACTATATTGTGATTTTTTCGGCAGCCATATCTGATGTGGTTAATgcaaagaaaattttgatgGTTCTTGTGGTTACAATTACTTCCAAAGGACATCTTTCTCATAATTTGTCACTAATATTTGCTCAAACTTTTATCTGCAtgttatgtttaaaatttttgtattcttcAGGGTTGCATAGCAGTAATTTGATGTTCTCAATGACTAGTTTTATAGCTGCTATTGTGCTTTGGTGCCTTTTGATTCCATATCAGTTTTATATATGCTGTTTTGTGGATAGAAACAAACAAAAGGAGTAATGCTTTTTGTCTTTCACATTTCATGGTGTGTTTCATTTCCGTGTTTTACGAATGTTCTcagttttttactttttctatgTATATTCCACGGTCATTGTTTGTTTTGGCTATTTTATTTGACCTTAGAGGGAtgtttttccattttctttatCTTCACTGTGTTTATCAGTGTTGATCTTATGCTTAATTTGAAGTTATGAACATCCGCACTAATATACAGTTTTTAAGTCATATGTTTACACTCAAAAGAAAACTTCGGTTTGATGCGGTGCTGAAAATTTTCAGGAGGATGTACCTTTAATAGCGATGAAATGGAGCAAGATACTCCGGACTGGATCTATCGAGGGCAAGTTCATGGCTGTTGATAAGAATACGATCATGTTCAGTATGGAGAAGGGACAGGACACAAAAGAGGTAACAATCAAATTCTATATATTGGAAATTAATTTAGTTCTGAATCACCGAAAGAGTTAAACATGGTATTGAATTCGTATTTTCAATTGTTTTGTCAGTTGAAGGATTTCATCTTGAGTCAACCGGAGgcatatgaaataaaaatcgGTGATCAACTTCATCGAAGACCAGGCGATCCTCCTCTCGATGAAATTATCGGGTCATTGAATCGCGAGAAAAGTAACAATGGCATGCATGATTCTATTAAAGATGAGTTTTAGGGTTTGTTGATTTGGTGATGTTCTTCACAAGGACAAGAGATTGAAGAGAAGAATGCTTCCATTAACAATGACATAAAAAAGTTTCTTTGATGTAAACACCCCTGAAATATTTCATGATGTCTTCTCAtttacattctttttttttcaaaaaaataaaaattgttgtaTGGCCaactttctttatattttttcagaaattttcCATAATTGGGAAGTGTGAGTATAATAATTGGTAgaaatttgcatataaatatatatatatatatatatatatatatatatagaaagtaacctcataaaaatcataattgtatatatacatccacatatttttaataaattttacaaatcaacATTAGTAggtgagaaaaataatgatgaaaattaaatgctaaaaacttttgtttgatattttgtgAGGGTATAAATGGAATTTCATATAGgaatgttttaatatatatatgcgaAAATAGTAAGTGATTGAGAGGCAAAGAAATAGATATATAAACAGTATCAATAACAGTGTCAAAAATTTGTATTGATTTAGTTACTATTACTCAAAAATCGACAGttcagaaaataaaatactGTAATACTATTTTATATAGTGTAATTTAGATAtgaattactatttattatagTAAATTGTGATGTTGAACTgttgtttttcaatttaataGTTTAATACGAACTCTACCGTAAATATTATACTGACATTTCTAGATGATgtgactttatatatatatatatatatatatatatatataaaagaagattaagtatgaggaaaaatttttcatttagaaGGGGCCCACACAGAGTTTCTCATCCACACACGTGTCACACAAAATCAAGCCTAACAAGAAGATGAGTTATGaggataaattttaatttagtagGGGCCCACACAGACTTTCTCATCCAGACACGTGTCATACAAAATCAAGCCTAACACCACAAGAAACCAAGGAAATGATCTTCCATAGCACCAAATCAAGCAATCAAACGGCTGAGATCAAATCAGAGCATGCTTTAAGATTACTCCCATGACACGATAAGAACGTGGAGTAAGTGCcactctttttcttccttccaAGCCACCTCCAAATCATTTCCTTTTAAATCCATTTCCTTCAAATCTCTAAAGCTTTATAAGTTATAACAATTGAAATCCAAGAAAACCAGAGaactttttttataatcattcattcattcattcaatcaatcaatcaatcaatcttcaatgaatcacaaacaagaAGAGATCACATTATATTAATCTTTTGGAAGAAGAACACAATACAAAAagtttctctcattctttttcttcttcttcattttgatcTCATTGGACAAGATTGAGAACCAGACATGTTCATGAAGTTCATCTTGTCTCCATGCTCCAAACTTCTTACAAGAAAAGGTATCTACTCATCTctttaattatctatttgttatatatttctatatatgtacaTAGTTTACATATGTTGTAAACattcattttgataaaattataccTTGTATTCATTTTTGATCTTTTCTAAACTTTATGCATGTAGGGATTTTGATAAGAAGTAATTTTCCTCAATCTatgtgattagggttttgataatatTGTTATATACTTGCATCTATgcatactttatatatatatatatatatatatatatatatatatatatgatatgagCTTACGTTTTGAGAACATGTGTAGATTTTGAATCTAAGTAGATCCCCTTCTCTCATCGTCTCCGTGTCTCTCTCCCCCTTTGCTGTAtctctcatatattttttaaatttatggatGTTTTACTAACCTCAACAGATgacttaaattatatatatatatatatatatatatatatatatatgagtgtggACATACGTAGATTTTGAAACTATATGTAGATCCCCTtctctctctcatattttttaaaatctatggACATTCTATTAAACATCAACAAACATCAATAGATAACTTAAATCTTACAACGAAACATCAACTTTTCAGTTGGTGAGAttcaaattcaagaaaatataatgcCTCTTTTATTATTGTGATATTTAGATACATATACAcggaaaatatatttttataccacGGTTATGACTATGACTAAAgagttagtattttatttatctccTAGCTCGATCATATAATTTgtccatattatatatatatatatatatattgatttatgatCTTGAACCGATAACACAGATACATGCGATAAAATCCCTCCAATACCTACGACAACAAGTAGTAATCTTCGTGAAGAATACGCGAATGCTTTTCGCACTGAATCCTACCTAGACTTCTGGTCTCGTGTTCTCGACATATCCTCCATCCCTCACTCCccttcctcctcctccgccgTCCGTCTTCCCTCCTACCGTCTTTTTGTCGATACTCTCCTCGACCCCGACCAATCTACCGCAACTCTAATAATCTCCCATGCACATAAAGCTCCATCACCACGATgaccaccacctcctcctctcCGACTTTCTTCTCCGAAACCTCCAATGCTTCCCTTTTATGTAGTCTACTATTAAAAGACATCGAATCGATTCGAATAAATTACAATCACCTCAAAACTACCCTCAACACTTCTAGTTCTAGTCTCACCATTGACAATTCTCATCTCTTTGAATTCTCTAAAACTCTCTCACCAAGACCTCACTTCATCTCAGTCCAAGAAGCTGTTTCTAACCTCCTCAACAAGCTTGAAAAAAGCCGAAAAAAGGCGGCAACTAAACTCAAACTCATCAACAGAATAAAAAAAGCCTTAGGATTGATATTCATTGCTGTCACGGCTGCAGCCTCAGTTATCGGAGTTTTCATAGCTTTGCATGCATTGCTTGCACTAATTGCATTGCCGAGCTTTTCTCCGGTGAGCTCAAGGTGGCTCCGGCGAGCTCTGGCTCAGCTTGATGTTGCTACAAAAGGTgctttatatattaaatagagACCTTGATACTGTTGGTAGGTTGGTGGATAGGGTGCAAGATGAGTTGGAGAATGTGTTGGCTTTGTTGAGGCTTTGTTTGGAGATGGCCGGAGATCGCCGGCGGCGAGTGACGGAGGAGGTTGTCCGGCAGCTCAAGAAGAGTGATGTTAGTTTTAAACAGAAGTTGGATGAGCTTGAGGAACACTTGTATCTTTGTTTCATGACTATTAACAAAGCTAGAAACTTAGTGATCAAAGAAGTGGTAGGGAATAAAGGTagagaaaaaaggaaagaataatttttattctcaatataatttaattatttgtttgtttgtgattttttatgttttattcttttgatttgttgtaattaatttgtgtattttagacaAAGTTTGTGGGGGTTGTAAAACTTGTATTagttatgttatttttcttagataaattgcatttttaatatatgtatatatgttgatAATTTTCAGGAGTACATAAATAAACATGATTTTAATCAATGTACAAAAAAACAGTAGTAGAGTTATATaagcaaaatttttattataattattatattgtaAATGTAAATAAGAAATGAACTAAAAAACCCTACAAATTCCCTTTTTctcaccttttttttaaaaaaaacattacactGAGAAAATTACAAGGAAACAACattcaatgaagaaaagaacTTGTCACCTTTAGAATTTTCGAAAAATGATCATCAATGCCCGAACTCGAAATACATGAAATGTCTATTATACAAGTagccaaattaaaaattataacatcaaaATCAGTATGGAGGAGTCCTCCCTGTTGGTACCTTTCTCTCAATTGCACCAATTCTGTGGGGTGGCCAAATGACATGAGTCACTCTCCCTTTAACAAGCCCTAATGGAATCTGCAAACATGAATTCTAAGTCATACACAAGATGAAATAACTATCAATTCATTCATCAGTCACAGACTCACAAAAGTTTCAacattttttcatttcttttatcaATCCTAAACTCTTGCAAACAGAGTTCATTCAGTTGATACTTTACGATATTACTGTCAAACGGCACAAACGGCCGGCTCACAAAAGTGTAACAGTCAAAACACCCAACATTATAATTATCTCTGTGTGCATCAAATTTTACAACAATCACTTCAAGTGAATAGTGCACAAATGTTAATAGTAGCTTTGTATCAATCTTCAATTTCAGAATGATTTACAGTCATATTCTGTGTTACCCATCACTCATAAGGGCATTATAGCGCCGCCATGTACTCCACACTTTTAAAGAGACTTTGTATCAATCCTTAAATTCAGACAAGTTTTTTACTGTCGCATTATCTGCATCACCCATCACTTAGACTTAATAGAGAAGTTTAGTATGACATACAATCCACACATGTTCATAACAACAATTTTGGACAATCATTATATACTATCTGTCTGTTACATTCTGTGTGTTACTCATCACTTTGACATCCAACACTAGTGTCACATATAAACCACATGTTGACTCTGTACCAATATGCAATTTCAGATACTCGTTCTAATGCCACATTCAGTGTACCCATTACTTCAACATAAAAAAGCTTAAGAGTATTGCGTGTGATCCACACAAGTTTATGGGGGAGTTTGCATCAATCTTCAATTTCAGACAAACATTTCATTCTAATATATGCATTTGGAACATTTAACTGCACATTCAAACATCAAATAGGTTTAAAGAATGATGATATTATGATtaagatatataataatttcaGAAAATTCATGAGGAACAAGGTGGTTTTCTCAACATTCAGTCCGGTATCAATCACCCTATGACTTAATTGCCACAAACTTCTATCCTTTAAATAATCAAACCTAGACCTACATGATCGATTAGTATAATTAGCATTCATGCTAAGAAATAGGCTTTGTGACTAAAACAAAGGAAAGCAAGGTGCAAACTTACAGGACCAAAAGATCTCGAGTCCAAACTACAAGCTGAATTGTCACCCTCCACCCAGCAATGCCCTTCTGGAATTTTCAACATCTCAGAAGACTCAGGAATTTGGATCCACTGGCCAGGCAAAGCAATTAATCTCTTGACCAAGTTCCTCTTGTGGTTATCCGGAGCCCTATAATCAGAGCAGATAGACACAAAATTATTACATAACACAACATGTGAGTTACCATGAATAATTTAAAAGGAAATCCTGTACTTAACTGGAATATTATCACATCGCCTAGTGAGAATTTGTACCGCTCAAGACAGAACCTTTCGGCCAACACAAGATCACCTGCAGTCATTCTAATTCAGTACAAATAGATTAACTTGAGTCCTCCCCATTCAATTCTTCATAACCTTAATGACAAGCCAGATGAAACAAAATTCACCTTTCAGGGAACCCGGAAAAGTTGCAGGAGTTGTTTGAAATGTAGGATACATGGAGCTGCCTCTTATGGAGCTAACAGTCACATATCGATCTGAAATTGTAATCCCGATCAGAGCACCAGTCACAGTCCTCTTTGTGAGTTGCCACAAGAAGTTCTGTGATCCCATACCTAAAATTTCAGCCAGCGAACATGTCAATGTCGACAAGAAAACACAGcaggaaaataaaaacaaccgCAAAAATGAACAAGAGAACAATCATTTGGTCTAACTCAACAAATACTTGCTCTAActcaacaaacacaaacacactgCATTTCAAAAGGTGGGCAACTCCACATTTTGGTGCCCAATTGGTATGTTGTGACAAATTAGAGAGACTATAACCCAAGGAAGAATTACTGGAttgcttctttctttgattttcaGTCAATATGCAATaagaaaaccctaaaattttatCATGATGGGTTATTAACCACAATCATCAACACTAAATTAATGGCAACATTTCTGAAAGAAATCGCTCACAGAGATTAAAAAACAGACATACTATGAACTAAAGAAGAATACCAGGTAGCTTCCTTCCCTGATTCACCCAATGTTCAATGGAAAACCCTAAAACTAATaccaaaaattgaaaagaaaatgcttgagagggaaaaaaaaaaaggaatcaaaGCAACATTAAAATTCAATGAATTCAATTAAACAACTCTTGATCTGAAGATATCCcaaaaaaacatcatcaaaccccaaaattatcacaaaaaatCGAAAATTAAATCAGATGCAAACAACATTCGATCACTACTTGCAGACATGTCTACGATCAATGgaaacaaaatataaacaacaatCAATCGAAGAATCATACACGAAAACTAAAAACGAAGCAAAAGATCGTTCCTTTGTACCTGATGATCGGAATCGagagtgagtgagagagagagagaaaggcgGCATAGGGTTTTGAGATGGAATGCTTTtatatgagtttttcttttgcaattaCATCCACAAAATGTTTATATTTACAAAACTATTTGAAATCTAAAATGCATGTATTtggaataaaatgaaaatgatctCACATAAAGAAAGGACTATAAAAATTTGTATGTATACATAAAGTTCGATGAAAAttcagaattattttaaaaataataaacataattgattttatatatatatatatatatatatatatatatatatatatatatatatatatatatatatatttttataagaaagcGATAAGTATTAGGTATGTGCATGGATCAAGAATTGGTGATGCAACTAGTGTGTTTGACCAGGTGATATGGAGTTTGGACAATAGAAGTCTATTTTCAGGGGAAATGATCTGAAGTGAAAAACTGGAGAAAGTGCCACTTTCTAGTGGTGGACAAGTGATATTCCatctatatttttgatattttgtaagtttttatgagtttttataaattgtttcacttccttagTTCCTCTATAGTAAAAAATTACTGAATTaggtttaattcaaaattcaCTTCAGTCAGAATGAGAGAAGTTTCATTTTTGTCATTTCAACACCAATAAACACtagaaatgggagaaattaaactttcctactttttttttctcgaatttaaaattttttaaaaatctcgCACTCTCATCTTGTAGTTGTAtggtgtatttatatataaatttggtgaattttattatttaagcaTTTTTATCAGGGActagaaaagaataataaaataacgcAAGGACTAAAAGGAGAATTTCCAAAAGAGATACAAAGTCAATGCTTTGGTCTTTCGAGTCTATCGCTTCCGAGCCCTAAAAACAAAACCGGAAGCTCGAGATCCAATGGCTGAGACATCGTCTCCGGCGATCGCCGGCGAATCCCAGCCGTCCATCCCCACCTCCTCCATCGTCTCCATCAACGTCGGCGGCGAGCTGTTCCAAACTACCACGCAAACCCTCTCCGCCGCCGGCGCTGGCTCCGTCCTAGCCACCCTACCCGCCGGCTCCGTCTCCTTCTTCGACCGTGACCCTTCTCTCTTCTCCTCCCTCCTCTCCCTCCTCCGCTCCTCCTCGCCGCCGGCCAACCCCTCCGACCTCCTCCCCGAGCTCCGCTTCTTCTCCATCGAtccccttctcctcctcccCAAATTTGATCCCTTTTCCCTCCAAAGATCCCTTCTTTTGCCCCTCCACGGCCGCAACCACCCCTCCGCCCTCGCTGCCGGCGCCGGCTCCATCCACGTCGGCCATGGCGGAAAAATCACCACTTTCGACTCCACCCTCTCCCGCCGTGCCACTGTGCTGACCCCTCTCCCCGCCATCGATTCCCTCCTCTCCATCTCCCCTTCTTTAGTCGCCGCCGGCGCCTCCGACTTCCCCTCCGTCCATCTCATCAACATCCCCTCCGGCCACGTCAACCAAACCCTAGACTGGTCCCCAACCCCTTTGAACTCTTCGCCTCCCTCCATCGTCCAAGCCCTCACCTCCTCATTGGACCACCTCTTCGCGAGCTTCGAATCCTCTCGCCGTACTTCCAACGCCATCGTCGCCTTCGACCTTAACACCTTCACGCCGGCGACGGAGATTGCACGCGGAGAGATTTACGGAGCCGAGCTCGACTCCGCCATTCCCGCAACCAAGCTCAAATGGGTGGAAAGCCTCAAGCTTTTGATGGCTGCCGGCTCACACGCCGGGCCCTCAGGGCTCACCGGGAATATCCGGCTGTGGGACGTGCGCTCCGGCGCCGCCGTTTGGGAGTCGCCGGAGAAAGTTGATTGCTTTGCTGATGTTACTGTTTGTGATGCCTTGTTGGGGATTTTCAAGATTGGATTGTTTTCTGGTGATGTGTTCTTCATGGATTTGAGGAAAATTGGAAGTGGAGAGAGTTCTTGGATGTGTTTAGGAGATCAGAGAAAGGGAATAGTGAATGGGAGGAAGGAAGGGAATGGTTGTAGGATTGAGAGTTATGGGAATCAAGTGTTTGTTAGTAGAGGAGAAGAAGTCGAAATGTGGTCATCGGTGTCGATGGCCGGAGCCGGAGAGAAAGTAATGAAGAAGAACTTGATGGGGAAGACCGAAAAACACGACCGGAATAGGATTGTGCATATGGCTTTCGGTTGTAACCGGATGGTGATTGCTCGGAAAGATGAGCATTGTGTTGAGGTGTGGCAGAGTTCTTGCTGAAATCTGTCGGAAAAATTCTTGGAGCTTTATCAAGCAGGCACTACTGGTAAGAACAATTGTTGTGTAATGTTCAATGTATGCTCATCAAATTCTTGATGCAATCTGAGTTTTGCTGCCATTGTACCATTCATGTGATTTGTTGTCATGTATGTGATCTGTATTGGAGAGTTCTTGCTGAATTCTGTAGAAAAATTCTTGGAGCAGTATCAGAACCTGGTAAGAAACAATTGTTGTATAATGTTGCTCATCAAATTCTTGATGTAATCTAAGTTTTGCTGCCATTGTACCATTCATGTGATTTGTTGTCATGTGTGTGCTTTGTATGGGAGAGTTCTTGCTGAAATCTGTCAGAAAAATTCTTGGAGCAGTTTCAAGCAGGCACTACTGGTAAGAACAAGTGTTGTATAATGTTCAATGTATGCTCATCAAATTGTTGATGTAATCTGAGTTTTGCTGTCATTGTACCATTAATGTGATTTGTTGTCATGTATATGCTCTGGTATGTACTTATCAAGTTCTtgattttacttgaatttttgcTGCCATTGTGTCATTTCTGTGTTTTTCTGGGATGTATGGATTCCAATTTATACTCATCAACTTCTTGATTTCATCTTAACTTTGCGATGATTTTGCCATAAATGTGATTTTTGGTGAGGTATAGATTCAATATAATCAtcaaattcttgatttttttttttggccaatAGAGATGTAAGCTAGCAAACTACAACCATTGACACAGATCAAAACAAAGCAAGGACTAAAAAGCCAATC
It encodes:
- the LOC120275753 gene encoding mitochondrial inner membrane protease subunit 2 isoform X1; its protein translation is MGSQNFLWQLTKRTVTGALIGITISDRYVTVSSIRGSSMYPTFQTTPATFPGSLKGDLVLAERFCLERYKFSLGDVIIFQAPDNHKRNLVKRLIALPGQWIQIPESSEMLKIPEGHCWVEGDNSACSLDSRSFGPIPLGLVKGRVTHVIWPPHRIGAIERKVPTGRTPPY
- the LOC120275748 gene encoding BTB/POZ domain-containing protein At5g41330, giving the protein MAETSSPAIAGESQPSIPTSSIVSINVGGELFQTTTQTLSAAGAGSVLATLPAGSVSFFDRDPSLFSSLLSLLRSSSPPANPSDLLPELRFFSIDPLLLLPKFDPFSLQRSLLLPLHGRNHPSALAAGAGSIHVGHGGKITTFDSTLSRRATVLTPLPAIDSLLSISPSLVAAGASDFPSVHLINIPSGHVNQTLDWSPTPLNSSPPSIVQALTSSLDHLFASFESSRRTSNAIVAFDLNTFTPATEIARGEIYGAELDSAIPATKLKWVESLKLLMAAGSHAGPSGLTGNIRLWDVRSGAAVWESPEKVDCFADVTVCDALLGIFKIGLFSGDVFFMDLRKIGSGESSWMCLGDQRKGIVNGRKEGNGCRIESYGNQVFVSRGEEVEMWSSVSMAGAGEKVMKKNLMGKTEKHDRNRIVHMAFGCNRMVIARKDEHCVEVWQSSC
- the LOC120275753 gene encoding mitochondrial inner membrane protease subunit 2 isoform X2, encoding MGSQNFLWQLTKRTVTGALIGITISDRYVTVSSIRGSSMYPTFQTTPATFPGSLKGDLVLAERFCLERYKFSLGDVIIFQAPDNHKRNLVKRLIALPGQWIQIPESSEMLKIPEGHCWVEGDNSACSLDSRSFGPLNVPNAYIRMKCLSEIED
- the LOC120275857 gene encoding uncharacterized protein LOC120275857 codes for the protein MASELRANGALFSFLSLLLLLLLFVSIEVSEAKRRVSIPDELDDVVDDEEDEDWKQWGQPKTTKDEASEPPVDFSKMSLEEMQAEISRSQTGPSFGFVKLRLGVTRSREDVPLIAMKWSKILRTGSIEGKFMAVDKNTIMFSMEKGQDTKELKDFILSQPEAYEIKIGDQLHRRPGDPPLDEIIGSLNREKSNNGMHDSIKDEF
- the LOC120275753 gene encoding mitochondrial inner membrane protease subunit 2 isoform X3 codes for the protein MGSQNFLWQLTKRTVTGALIGITISDRYVTVSSIRGSSMYPTFQTTPATFPGSLKGDLVLAERFCLERYKFSLGDVIIFQAPDNHKRNLVKRLIALPGQWIQIPESSEMLKIPEGHCWVEGDNSACSLDSRSFGPIMRQ